A region from the Salvia splendens isolate huo1 chromosome 15, SspV2, whole genome shotgun sequence genome encodes:
- the LOC121769003 gene encoding cleavage and polyadenylation specificity factor subunit 3-I-like, with the protein MASASAAAPASSLKRANSTTSSESDELIITPLGAGNEVGRSCVYMSFKGKVVMFDCGIHPAFSGMAALPYFDEIDPSAIDLLLVTHFHLDHAASLPYFLEKTTFKGRVFMTHATKAIYKLLLSDYVKVSKVSVEDMLYDEQDILRSMDKIEVIDFHQTLEVNGIRFWCYTAGHVLGAAMFMVDIAGVRILYTGDYSREEDRHLRAAELPQFSPDVCIIESTYGVQNHQPRHIREKLFTEVIHSTISRGGRVLIPAFALGRAQELLLILDEYWENHRDLHNVPIYYASPLAKRCMAVYQTYINSMNDRIRNQFASSNPFDFKHISPLKSLDEFRDVGPAVVMASPGGLQSGLSRQLFDKWCSDKRNACVLPGYVVEGTPAKAIMSEPKEVTLASGLSAPLNMGVHYISFSAHADYNQTSTFLKELMPPNIILVHGEANEMGRLKQKLLSVFADGNTKIITPKNCQSVEMHFNSQKMAKTIGKLAEKTPAVGEILSGLLVKKGFTYQIMAPDDLHVFSQLSTGSVIQRITIPYSGAFAVLKHRLNLIYESVEASTDEESGVLTLKVHDKVTVKQETENHVSLHWTADPISDMVSDSVVALVLNASRELPKLMVESEQETTEDEQSKKADKIIHALLVSLFGDVKYENEGKLLINVDGTTALLEKQSGEVECENEGLKERVKTAYRRIISAIKPIPPPGS; encoded by the exons ATGGCTTCAGCTTCAGCTGCGGCGCCAGCTTCGTCTCTGAAGAGAGCCAATTCAACGACTTCTAGCGAAAGCGATGAGCTCATCATTACGCCCCTAGGCGCCGGCAACGAAGTCGGCCGCTCCTGCGTTTACATGTCCTTCAAGGGAAAAGTTGTCATG TTCGACTGCGGCATTCATCCAGCTTTCTCCGGAATGGCTGCGTTGCCTTACTTCGACGAGATTGATCCTTCTGCAATCGATCTTCTTCTCGTTACTCA CTTTCACTTGGACCATGCTGCTTCACTTCCATATTTTCTGGAAAAG ACAACGTTTAAAGGACGGGTTTTTATGACTCATGCTACTAAAGCCATATACAAGTTGCTTCTATCAGATTATGTTAAAGTTAGCAAGGTCTCAGTTGAAGATATGTTATACGATGAGCAGGACATTCTTCGCTCCATGGATAAAATTGAG GTTATTGACTTCCATCAGACTCTGGAGGTTAACGGGATCCGTTTCTGGTGTTATACTGCTGGTCACGTGCTTGGTGCTGCCATGTTTATGGTTGATATAGCTGGTGTTCGTATCCTCTACACTGGAGATTATTCTCGTGAAGAAGACCGTCATCTTCGTGCTGCTGAGCTGCCCCAGTTCTCCCCAGACGTTTGCATCATTGAATCAACTTATGGTGTTCAGAACCATCAACCACGGCATATAAGGGAGAAACTTTTTACTGAAGTCATCCATTCAACAATTTCTCGAGGTGGTCGTGTTCTTATTCCTGCTTTTGCATTGGGCCGTGCTCAAGAACTACTACTGATACTGGACGAGTATTGGGAAAATCACCGTGATCTCCACAATGTTCCCATATATTATGCTTCCCCACTTGCAAAAAGGTGCATGGCAGTTTACCAGACCTACATTAATTCCATGAATGACAGGATCCGGAATCAATTTGCAAGTTCGAATCCCTTTGACTTTAAACACATATCTCCATTAAAAAGTCTGGATGAGTTTCGTGATGTAGGACCAGCAGTTGTGATGGCAAGTCCTGGTGGGCTTCAAAGTGGGTTGTCGAGGCAGCTGTTTGACAAATGGTGCTCGGACAAGAGAAATGCCTGTGTTCTACCTGGTTATGTTGTTGAAGGGACACCGGCCAAGGCCATTATGAGTGAACCAAAGGAAGTTACACTCGCAAGTGGTTTGTCTGCTCCTCTGAACATGGGAGTCCACTATATCTCCTTCTCAGCTCACGCAGATTATAATCAAACAAGCACGTTTCTGAAAGAGCTCATGCCTCCCAACATTATATTGGTACACGGTGAAGCAAATGAGATGGGAAGGCTCAAACAGAAGCTCCTCTCGGTCTTTGCTGATGGCAACACTAAAATTATTACTCCAAAGAACTGTCAGTCTGTAGAAATGCACTTCAACTCTCAGAAGATGGCAAAAACGATTGGAAAGTTGGCAGAAAAGACACCTGCAGTTGGTGAAATCCTCAGTGGTTTGCTTGTTAAGAAAGGTTTCACCTATCAGATAATGGCTCCTGATGATCTTCATGTCTTCTCTCAACTCTCCACTGGTAGCGTCATCCAGCGGATTACGATCCCATATTCAGGTGCTTTTGCTGTTTTGAAACACAGGCTTAATCTAATTTATGAAAGCGTGGAGGCATCAACAGATGAGGAATCTGGGGTACTGACGCTGAAAGTCCATGACAAGGTGACAGTGAAGCAGGAGACCGAGAATCATGTATCACTACACTGGACAGCAGATCCCATCAGTGACATGGTTTCGGACTCAGTTGTGGCTCTAGTACTGAATGCTAGCCGAGAACTGCCAAAGCTCATGGTTGAATCTGAACAGGAAACAACTGAAGACGAACAAAGCAAGAAAGCGGACAAAATCATACATGCACTTCTTGTTTCCCTGTTTGGAGATGTGAAATACGAGAACGAGGGCAAGCTGTTGATCAATGTAGATGGGACTACGGCCCTTCTGGAGAAACAGAGTGGTGAAGTGGAATGTGAGAATGAAGGCCTTAAAGAGCGAGTTAAGACAGCATACCGCAGAATCATCAGCGCCATAAAGCCGATACCACCTCCCGGATCCTAG